The Micromonospora sp. Llam0 genome includes a window with the following:
- a CDS encoding ABC transporter ATP-binding protein, with protein sequence MADPRTVRRATGELLGQQRWVVAGILVLHVGAALAGLAGPWLLGRIVDIVTAGASVAAVDRLAAALIGFVLLQGLLTRFARYVGLRFGERAVARLREDFVHRVLGLPVSVVERAGTGDLATRSSSDVATVGTMVRDVVPVVVIATAQLVLLFGAVFWLHPLLGLAGLIGLPSIVAVTRWYLRRARPAYLTEGAAMAALTDTLTTTADGARTVEALRLGDERIRAGRTRIADLWAARRATLALRSVYFPVAEASVALPIGAALLVGGLLLHRETVTLGAVVAAALYLQQAVEPLDTILQWIEQAQRGLASYARVLGVGQVPPEPRGRGATPTGREVRVTGLTFGYGVGVDVLRGIDLTVAAGQRLAIVGPSGAGKSTLARLIAGIEMPRDGAVRLGGCPVTDLDPAQRRRRIALVTQEHHVFIGTLRDNLRFAAPEASDEALRSALDTVGADWYAELPDGLDTPLGDGALDLSAAHAQQVALARLVLADPDILILDEATAALDPTTARRTEQSLAAVLAGRTVIAIAHRLNSAHDADRVAVLDQGRITEQGSHDELIAADGAYAALWRSWHG encoded by the coding sequence GTGGCCGATCCACGCACCGTCCGGCGGGCGACCGGTGAACTGCTCGGCCAGCAACGCTGGGTGGTCGCCGGCATCCTGGTGCTGCACGTCGGCGCGGCCCTGGCCGGCCTGGCCGGGCCGTGGCTGCTCGGCCGGATCGTCGACATCGTCACCGCCGGCGCGTCGGTGGCCGCCGTGGACCGGTTGGCGGCGGCGCTGATCGGCTTCGTCCTGCTGCAGGGGCTGCTCACCCGCTTCGCCCGGTACGTCGGGCTGCGCTTCGGCGAACGGGCGGTCGCCCGGCTCCGCGAGGACTTCGTGCACCGTGTCCTCGGGCTACCGGTGTCGGTGGTCGAACGGGCCGGCACCGGCGACCTCGCCACCCGCAGCTCCAGCGACGTCGCCACGGTCGGCACCATGGTCCGCGATGTGGTGCCGGTGGTGGTGATCGCCACCGCGCAGCTGGTCCTGCTGTTCGGCGCGGTGTTCTGGCTGCATCCGCTGCTGGGGCTGGCCGGCCTGATCGGCCTGCCGTCGATCGTGGCGGTGACCCGGTGGTACCTGCGCCGGGCCCGGCCGGCCTACCTGACCGAGGGCGCGGCGATGGCCGCGTTGACCGACACGTTGACCACCACCGCCGACGGTGCCCGCACGGTGGAGGCGCTGCGGTTGGGCGACGAACGGATCCGCGCGGGCCGGACCCGGATCGCCGACCTGTGGGCCGCCCGGCGGGCCACCCTCGCCCTTCGTTCGGTGTACTTCCCGGTCGCCGAGGCCAGTGTCGCGCTGCCGATCGGTGCCGCGTTGCTGGTCGGCGGGCTGCTGCTGCACCGGGAGACCGTCACCCTCGGCGCGGTGGTCGCCGCCGCGCTCTACCTGCAGCAGGCCGTCGAGCCGTTGGACACCATCCTGCAGTGGATCGAACAGGCCCAGCGTGGACTGGCGTCGTACGCCCGGGTGCTCGGCGTCGGGCAGGTGCCGCCGGAGCCGCGCGGCCGGGGCGCCACACCGACCGGCCGCGAGGTGCGGGTGACCGGGCTGACCTTCGGCTACGGCGTCGGCGTCGACGTGCTGCGCGGCATCGACCTGACGGTGGCCGCCGGGCAGCGGCTGGCGATCGTCGGCCCCTCCGGGGCCGGCAAGTCCACCCTGGCCCGGCTGATCGCCGGCATCGAGATGCCCCGCGACGGCGCGGTGCGCCTCGGTGGCTGCCCGGTCACCGACCTCGACCCGGCACAGCGGCGCCGCCGGATCGCCCTGGTCACCCAGGAACACCACGTCTTCATCGGCACGCTGCGCGACAACCTGCGGTTCGCCGCCCCCGAGGCGTCCGACGAGGCGTTGCGGTCCGCGTTGGACACCGTCGGTGCCGACTGGTACGCCGAGCTGCCCGACGGCCTGGACACGCCGCTCGGTGACGGCGCGCTCGACCTGTCGGCCGCGCACGCCCAGCAGGTGGCGCTCGCCCGGCTGGTGCTCGCCGACCCGGACATCCTGATCCTGGACGAGGCGACCGCCGCCCTGGATCCGACCACCGCCCGCCGGACCGAGCAGTCCTTGGCGGCGGTGCTGGCCGGGCGGACCGTCATCGCCATCGCGCACCGGTTGAACTCGGCCCACGACGCCGACCGGGTGGCGGTGCTGGACCAGGGCCGGATCACCGAGCAGGGCAGCCACGACGAGTTGATCGCCGCCGACGGCGCGTACGCCGCGCTGTGGCGCTCCTGGCACGGCTGA
- a CDS encoding ABC transporter ATP-binding protein: protein MPPLIPHPDPGVPDTRGPVRYLWWLVCRQPWRVLRGALLSTVWMVGLAGRPYLVARAIDDGLRPGRWAVLTWWVGAVLAAGVLISVVGVFRHRTMTYIREDATARSAGVLSRQLARIGAVLPSRLATGEVATVGGTDITHTSHVLTLAGPGVGAVLAYLVVAVLLWTVSPVLAAVILIGVPVVAALLGPLLRRLDRAEQTYRREQGQLTARAGDIVAGLRVLAGVGGRALFADRYVAHSQRLRGHGYRVAAVNSWIEALTVTVPGLFLAAVVWLSARMAVADEITIGELVAVYGYVAALTVPVWFLQEGSYQFIRGRVAARRIVALLRLAPDPVTDRPARHTAAAPPRPADLHDPDSGLTVPAGRMIGVAAADPGDGQALADRLGRFRRSAVTWGAVPLGAVALDEVRARILVADHDAYLFAGTLRQILQGARADEPDAAGDRRVRAAVRVASADDVVTSLPDGLATPIGSRARTLSGGQRQRVRLARALLVEPEVLVLIEPTSAVDAHTEARVADRLRTARAGRTTVLVTTSPLLLAATDTVAYLRGGRVVGLGGHAELLAGDPGYRALVARGGELADAAGPGTGPAAGATPVPGQP, encoded by the coding sequence GTGCCGCCGCTGATCCCGCATCCCGATCCGGGCGTTCCCGATACCCGGGGGCCGGTGCGCTACCTGTGGTGGCTGGTGTGCCGCCAACCGTGGCGGGTGCTGCGCGGCGCCCTGCTCAGTACGGTGTGGATGGTCGGCCTGGCCGGCCGGCCGTACCTGGTGGCCCGGGCGATCGACGACGGACTGCGCCCCGGCCGGTGGGCCGTACTGACGTGGTGGGTCGGCGCCGTCCTGGCCGCCGGGGTGCTGATCTCCGTGGTCGGTGTGTTTCGGCACCGCACGATGACCTACATCCGCGAGGACGCCACCGCCCGGTCCGCCGGGGTGCTGTCGCGGCAGCTGGCGCGGATCGGCGCGGTCCTGCCGAGCCGGCTCGCCACCGGCGAGGTGGCCACCGTCGGCGGCACCGACATCACCCACACCTCGCACGTGCTCACCCTGGCCGGGCCGGGCGTCGGCGCGGTGCTGGCGTACCTGGTGGTCGCGGTCCTGCTCTGGACGGTCTCGCCGGTGCTCGCGGCGGTCATCCTGATCGGCGTGCCGGTGGTCGCGGCGCTGCTCGGCCCGCTGCTGCGCCGGTTGGACCGGGCCGAGCAGACCTACCGGCGGGAACAGGGCCAGCTCACCGCCCGGGCCGGTGACATCGTCGCCGGGCTCCGGGTGCTGGCCGGAGTCGGCGGTCGAGCCCTGTTCGCCGACCGCTACGTGGCCCACTCGCAGCGGCTGCGTGGGCACGGCTACCGGGTCGCGGCGGTGAACAGCTGGATCGAGGCGCTCACCGTCACCGTCCCCGGGCTGTTCCTCGCCGCCGTGGTGTGGCTCTCCGCCCGGATGGCGGTCGCCGACGAGATCACCATCGGGGAGCTGGTCGCCGTCTACGGGTACGTCGCCGCGCTGACCGTCCCGGTCTGGTTCCTGCAGGAGGGCAGCTACCAGTTCATCCGGGGCCGGGTCGCGGCCCGCCGGATCGTGGCCCTGCTGCGGCTCGCCCCCGACCCGGTGACCGACCGGCCGGCGCGGCACACCGCTGCCGCTCCACCTCGGCCGGCCGACCTGCACGACCCCGACAGCGGGTTGACCGTGCCGGCCGGCCGGATGATCGGGGTGGCGGCCGCCGACCCGGGCGACGGGCAGGCCCTGGCCGACCGGCTGGGCCGGTTCCGCCGGTCCGCGGTGACCTGGGGTGCGGTGCCGCTGGGCGCGGTCGCGCTCGACGAGGTGCGGGCCCGGATCCTGGTCGCCGACCACGACGCGTACCTGTTCGCCGGCACGCTGCGGCAGATCCTGCAGGGTGCGCGGGCGGACGAGCCGGACGCGGCCGGTGACCGACGGGTCCGGGCGGCGGTCCGGGTCGCGTCCGCCGACGACGTGGTGACGTCGCTGCCGGACGGCCTGGCGACCCCGATCGGCAGTCGCGCCCGTACCCTCTCCGGCGGCCAGCGCCAGCGGGTCCGGCTGGCCCGGGCGCTGCTGGTGGAGCCGGAGGTGCTGGTCCTGATCGAGCCGACCTCGGCGGTCGACGCGCACACCGAGGCCCGGGTCGCCGACCGGCTGCGCACCGCGCGGGCCGGCCGGACCACGGTGCTGGTCACCACGTCCCCGCTGCTGCTCGCGGCCACCGACACGGTGGCGTACCTGCGTGGCGGTCGGGTCGTCGGGCTCGGCGGCCACGCGGAGCTGCTGGCCGGCGACCCGGGCTACCGGGCGCTGGTCGCCCGGGGCGGTGAACTGGCCGACGCGGCCGGACCGGGCACGGGCCCGGCCGCCGGGGCGACGCCCGTGCCGGGGCAGCCGTGA
- a CDS encoding tetratricopeptide repeat protein: MIRRRWVVVVGIRVKMLGTQAAREFDRALRTGDPRRFRTAAWLAGSALALATAQDPQAGPLHLLRGAALLYGFEYTGDLADLDEAVRCGQAALRVVEPDGVALHALARLHLATALRRRYEITGNDDDLTGAHHHARTAVDSAEGPMAILLDQLGVILRLRYERTGSTTDLDEAVERGAAALRTAPADDPDRWSYLTNLAATRWARFRGSDATADLDEAIRCGRQAERLVPAGHRERPAVLVNLGIALRTRAERTGSDDDLNDAVRILDEASAVLPATSPQRGRLLANRASAWQSRFARHGRDTDLDAAIAATETASSAGPDTPDSVGMLINLAGFRAARFARSGALDDLDAAVRLAEQAHGRLDEAHPTRPSLDATLGSLLLARYERLGTRVDVDRSISLQRAAVERAPGTDRERAGWLSNLSTAYRRRAERFGDPPDLTAAVTCAAEAVRGCAVDDPRRLAALTTLGTAHLARYEQGGDQADLRASVTAVSEALARTTVEGPSHALRLAVLGSALAARYAVQRRPQDRDRAVDLWRTAAGLPSSTLSDRIDAAWRWGQSAATEGDWAVAADGYRAAVGLLPLLAWRGGSDDDRRHQLSRWPDLTGEAAACLLRSALPAPDEAVADEAAPDKAATDEAVAVLEQGRAVLWSQQLELRVDLGRRYPRLPAELARRLVRARTVLDGPA; the protein is encoded by the coding sequence GTGATCCGACGTCGATGGGTGGTGGTCGTGGGCATTCGGGTGAAGATGTTGGGCACCCAGGCGGCCCGGGAGTTCGACCGGGCCCTGCGGACCGGTGATCCACGACGGTTCCGGACCGCCGCCTGGCTGGCCGGCTCCGCGCTGGCGCTGGCCACGGCGCAGGATCCGCAGGCCGGACCGTTGCACCTGCTCCGCGGAGCAGCCCTGCTGTACGGATTCGAGTACACCGGTGACCTGGCCGACCTCGACGAGGCGGTCCGGTGCGGGCAAGCGGCACTGCGGGTCGTGGAGCCCGATGGCGTCGCCCTGCACGCGCTGGCCCGGCTGCACCTGGCGACCGCGCTGCGCCGCCGGTACGAGATCACCGGCAACGACGACGACCTGACCGGGGCGCACCACCACGCCCGAACCGCGGTGGACAGCGCCGAAGGCCCCATGGCGATTCTGCTCGACCAGCTCGGGGTGATCCTGCGCCTGCGGTACGAACGCACCGGGTCGACCACCGACCTGGACGAGGCCGTCGAGCGGGGTGCGGCGGCGCTGCGTACCGCACCGGCCGACGACCCGGACCGGTGGAGCTACCTGACCAACCTGGCCGCGACGCGGTGGGCCCGGTTCCGTGGCAGCGACGCGACCGCCGACCTCGACGAAGCGATCCGCTGCGGCCGGCAGGCCGAACGGTTGGTGCCCGCCGGCCACCGGGAGCGGCCAGCGGTGCTGGTCAACCTCGGCATCGCGCTGCGCACCAGAGCCGAACGCACCGGTTCGGACGACGATCTCAACGACGCGGTACGGATCCTCGACGAAGCGTCCGCCGTGTTGCCGGCGACCAGCCCGCAGCGGGGACGGCTGCTGGCCAACCGGGCGTCCGCCTGGCAGAGCCGCTTCGCCCGGCACGGTCGCGACACCGACCTGGACGCCGCGATCGCCGCGACCGAGACGGCGTCGTCGGCCGGACCCGACACCCCGGACAGCGTCGGCATGCTGATCAACCTCGCGGGGTTCCGGGCGGCCCGGTTCGCCCGCAGCGGCGCGCTCGACGACCTCGACGCGGCGGTCCGCCTCGCCGAGCAGGCGCACGGCCGGCTGGACGAGGCACACCCGACACGGCCCAGCCTCGACGCGACCCTCGGCTCCCTGCTGCTCGCCCGCTACGAACGGCTGGGCACCCGGGTCGACGTCGACCGCTCGATCTCGCTGCAGCGGGCCGCCGTCGAACGCGCCCCCGGCACGGACCGGGAGCGGGCCGGCTGGCTCAGCAACCTCAGCACCGCGTACCGCCGACGGGCCGAGCGGTTCGGCGACCCGCCGGATCTCACCGCCGCCGTCACCTGCGCGGCGGAGGCGGTACGCGGATGCGCGGTGGACGATCCGCGTCGGCTCGCCGCGCTCACCACCCTCGGCACCGCCCACCTGGCGCGCTACGAGCAGGGCGGCGACCAGGCAGACCTTCGGGCGAGCGTCACGGCGGTGTCCGAGGCACTCGCCCGTACCACGGTGGAGGGTCCGAGCCACGCGCTGCGGTTGGCGGTGCTGGGCAGCGCGCTGGCCGCGCGGTACGCCGTACAACGCCGTCCACAGGACCGGGACCGGGCCGTCGACCTGTGGCGGACGGCGGCGGGACTACCCAGCTCGACGCTGTCCGACCGGATCGACGCCGCCTGGCGGTGGGGTCAGTCAGCGGCGACCGAGGGCGATTGGGCGGTAGCAGCCGACGGATACCGGGCGGCGGTAGGTCTGCTGCCGCTGCTGGCCTGGCGCGGCGGCAGCGACGACGACCGCCGGCACCAGCTGTCCCGGTGGCCCGATCTCACCGGCGAAGCGGCGGCCTGCCTGCTGCGTTCGGCTCTTCCGGCCCCCGACGAGGCAGTGGCCGACGAGGCAGCCCCCGACAAAGCGGCGACCGACGAAGCGGTGGCCGTTCTGGAACAGGGCCGGGCGGTGCTCTGGTCGCAGCAGTTGGAGCTGCGGGTTGATCTGGGCCGTCGGTACCCGCGACTGCCGGCCGAGCTGGCCCGACGGCTGGTACGGGCCCGCACCGTCCTCGACGGGCCGGCCTGA
- a CDS encoding DUF6403 family protein has product MGWSWLVWPVGAAVLVAAGYVTATLPRRRAHQHARRVSWSTARSAIDAATVSRDAAPRTVAEAEQLLTRAQTLAADRGGPAAARAATDYARRADELWRTAAGPEGPA; this is encoded by the coding sequence ATGGGATGGTCCTGGCTGGTGTGGCCGGTCGGGGCCGCCGTGCTGGTGGCCGCCGGATACGTCACGGCGACGCTGCCCCGACGACGGGCGCACCAGCACGCCCGGCGCGTCTCCTGGTCGACGGCGAGGTCCGCGATCGACGCCGCCACGGTCAGCCGCGACGCCGCGCCCCGGACGGTCGCCGAGGCGGAGCAGCTGCTCACCCGGGCGCAGACCCTCGCCGCCGACCGGGGTGGGCCGGCGGCGGCCCGCGCCGCCACCGACTACGCCCGGCGCGCCGACGAGCTGTGGCGTACCGCCGCCGGGCCGGAGGGTCCGGCGTGA
- a CDS encoding acVLRF1 family peptidyl-tRNA hydrolase produces MRGARPAAGGGRWVEISPERLRGWLDGFYGRHDGATEDGLALTGASNGDTATLHPPPGVDGVSDVDGLLTALIRPPRIGLLLARKGAVAVGVVDGTAIIASKVERHYVQGRTAAGGQSQQRYARRRDNQATAAAGRAADIVARVLLPHTPGAAESTGAEEPIRALVCGGDRLMVDAVLADRRLAPLLPMRHPHLLDCPEPRLAVLQDAAVAARRVRIHLVP; encoded by the coding sequence GTGCGCGGCGCGCGGCCGGCGGCCGGCGGCGGCCGGTGGGTGGAGATCTCCCCGGAGCGTCTGCGGGGCTGGCTGGACGGCTTCTACGGCCGGCACGACGGCGCCACCGAGGACGGGCTGGCCCTGACCGGGGCCAGCAACGGCGACACGGCGACGCTGCATCCGCCGCCCGGCGTCGACGGGGTCAGCGACGTCGACGGTCTGCTCACCGCGCTGATCCGGCCGCCACGCATCGGTCTGCTGCTGGCACGTAAGGGCGCGGTGGCGGTCGGTGTCGTCGATGGCACTGCCATCATCGCGTCCAAGGTGGAGCGGCACTACGTGCAGGGGCGCACCGCCGCCGGCGGGCAGTCACAGCAGCGGTACGCCCGGCGGCGCGACAACCAGGCGACGGCGGCGGCCGGCCGGGCCGCCGACATCGTGGCCCGGGTGCTGCTGCCGCACACCCCCGGGGCTGCTGAGTCCACCGGAGCCGAGGAGCCGATCCGGGCGCTGGTCTGCGGTGGGGACCGCCTGATGGTCGACGCGGTGCTCGCCGACCGACGGCTGGCACCGCTGCTGCCGATGCGCCACCCACACCTGCTGGACTGCCCGGAGCCCCGGCTCGCCGTCCTGCAGGACGCGGCGGTCGCCGCCCGCCGCGTCCGCATCCACCTGGTGCCCTGA
- a CDS encoding transposase family protein, giving the protein MYHTTGFTTDQIRDLCALIRTECQDLEVEPWPPILGLYRAVLYRAVVVALTYLRRNRVQAEIAEAHSVSQATISRAITGVTPVLKRVLTGFVPTADELSPSVQYLVDGTLLPCWSWRTDRCLFSGKHKTTGMSVQVACTLDGALAWISDPVAGNRHDSYAINDAEVLVTLNPGDWIGDKGYVGNGMITPYKKPKGGELTEWQKEYNRQVNKIRWVVEQVIANLKTWRILHTDYRRPLGTFRETISCVIGLQFYRIACE; this is encoded by the coding sequence ATGTATCATACCACCGGCTTTACTACCGACCAGATCCGCGACCTCTGCGCGCTCATCCGCACCGAATGCCAGGACCTGGAAGTGGAACCCTGGCCGCCGATCCTCGGTCTCTACCGCGCGGTCCTCTACCGCGCGGTCGTCGTCGCGTTGACGTACCTGCGCCGAAACCGCGTCCAAGCGGAAATCGCCGAGGCGCACAGCGTCTCGCAGGCGACAATCTCCCGAGCGATCACCGGCGTCACTCCCGTACTTAAGCGCGTGCTCACAGGATTCGTGCCGACCGCCGACGAGCTCAGCCCCAGCGTCCAGTACCTCGTCGACGGCACGCTGCTCCCTTGCTGGTCATGGCGCACGGACCGCTGTCTGTTCTCCGGCAAACACAAGACCACGGGCATGAGCGTTCAGGTCGCATGCACTCTCGACGGTGCACTCGCCTGGATCTCCGACCCAGTCGCCGGCAACCGCCACGACTCGTACGCGATCAACGACGCCGAGGTCCTCGTCACCCTCAACCCTGGAGACTGGATCGGTGACAAGGGTTACGTCGGAAACGGCATGATCACCCCGTACAAAAAGCCCAAGGGCGGCGAACTCACGGAGTGGCAGAAGGAATACAACCGGCAGGTCAACAAGATCCGCTGGGTCGTCGAGCAGGTCATCGCGAATCTGAAGACCTGGCGGATCCTGCACACCGACTACCGCAGACCCCTCGGAACCTTCAGAGAAACTATCTCCTGTGTCATCGGTCTGCAGTTCTACAGGATCGCCTGTGAATAA
- a CDS encoding ISKra4 family transposase gives MVAGAFDRSRECFEELVEGLAGSDSDGLTHAELEDRLAVRGRELLRLLLQDHVDLRAAREVRRERVVGADEVVRSRVEVGHGRGLGTVFGAVTVTRMAYRASGVANLYPADAVLNLPVERHSHGLRRLAAVESVRGSFDDAVAAIDRSCGVGVGKRQVQELAVAAAVDVAAFYDTRSHRPVGDGWLLVLSFDGKGVVMIPSALRDATAKAAARTGRRLTTRLSPGEKRGRKRMAELAVVYDAAPVPRTPSEIITGDDGRRRRGPVAQARWLTASVVDDIAPVVAAGFDEACRRDPRQARTWVVLVDGNRAQIDAVRAEADRRQVKVHIVLDFVHVLEYVWKAAWAFFYTGDPAAEAWVGEQAVKILSGKAGQVAAGIRRRATRYGYSARERAGADECADYLTRHQPYLDYHTALAAGWPIATGVIEGACRHLVKDRMDITGARWGLDTAEAILKLRAVSANGDFNAYWAFHLQQEHQRIHQNRYQQQREGYTLAG, from the coding sequence GTGGTGGCGGGGGCGTTCGACCGGTCGCGGGAGTGTTTCGAGGAGTTGGTGGAGGGGTTGGCCGGCTCGGACAGTGACGGGTTGACGCACGCCGAGTTGGAGGACCGCCTCGCGGTGCGGGGTCGTGAGCTGCTGCGGTTGTTGTTGCAGGACCATGTGGATCTGCGGGCGGCGCGGGAGGTGCGCCGGGAACGGGTGGTCGGTGCCGATGAGGTGGTCCGTTCCCGGGTGGAGGTGGGGCATGGTCGGGGGCTGGGCACGGTGTTCGGTGCGGTGACGGTGACCAGGATGGCGTACCGGGCGTCGGGAGTGGCCAACCTGTATCCGGCGGACGCGGTGTTGAACCTGCCGGTGGAGAGGCATTCGCACGGGCTGCGCCGGTTGGCGGCGGTGGAGTCGGTACGGGGATCGTTCGACGACGCGGTCGCCGCGATCGACCGGTCGTGCGGGGTGGGTGTGGGGAAACGGCAGGTGCAGGAGTTGGCGGTGGCCGCCGCTGTGGACGTGGCCGCGTTCTACGACACCCGATCGCACCGGCCGGTCGGCGATGGCTGGCTGCTGGTGCTGTCGTTCGACGGTAAGGGTGTCGTGATGATCCCGTCCGCGTTACGGGACGCCACCGCGAAGGCCGCCGCCCGGACAGGCCGTAGGTTGACCACCCGGCTGTCGCCGGGAGAGAAACGTGGCCGTAAACGGATGGCGGAGTTGGCGGTGGTCTACGACGCGGCGCCGGTGCCGCGTACCCCGTCCGAGATCATCACCGGTGACGACGGCCGGCGTCGGCGGGGTCCGGTCGCCCAGGCCAGGTGGTTGACGGCGTCCGTGGTCGACGACATCGCCCCGGTCGTCGCCGCCGGGTTCGACGAGGCGTGTCGCCGTGACCCGCGGCAGGCGCGGACCTGGGTCGTGCTCGTTGACGGTAACCGTGCCCAGATCGACGCGGTCCGGGCCGAGGCGGACCGCCGCCAGGTGAAGGTCCACATCGTGCTGGACTTCGTCCACGTGCTCGAGTACGTGTGGAAAGCGGCGTGGGCGTTCTTCTACACCGGTGACCCCGCCGCCGAGGCGTGGGTCGGCGAGCAGGCGGTCAAGATCCTGTCCGGCAAGGCCGGGCAGGTCGCGGCCGGGATCCGTCGGCGGGCCACCCGGTACGGATACTCGGCCAGGGAACGCGCCGGCGCCGACGAGTGCGCCGACTACCTGACCCGCCACCAGCCCTACCTGGACTACCACACCGCGTTGGCTGCGGGGTGGCCGATCGCCACCGGCGTGATCGAGGGCGCCTGCCGGCATCTGGTCAAGGACCGCATGGACATCACCGGCGCCCGCTGGGGACTGGACACCGCCGAAGCCATCCTCAAGCTACGCGCCGTATCCGCCAACGGCGACTTCAACGCCTACTGGGCCTTCCACCTGCAACAAGAACACCAACGCATACACCAGAACAGATACCAGCAACAACGGGAGGGCTACACCCTCGCCGGATGA